TTCGCAGGCCTAAGATTGAAGGGGAGGAAATCGAGCTTAATAAGAAGGGAATCATTATTCGTCTTTTCGGCCCGTTTTGGGGAACGGTCGTGTCAGTAGAATTAATGGACATTGCTTTTTCCGTTGACAGTATCCTCGCAGCTTTTGGCGTCAGTGAGCAGGTCTGGATTTTATTTGTCGGCGGTATCCTCGGTGTCTTAATGATGAGAGGAGTAGCCGGTATATTCCTGCGATTAATTACGAAGATTCCTGAATTAGAGAGTGCCGCATTTATCCTCATTGCCGTCATTTCTATTAAAATGTTTCTATCAATCTTTGGAATTCATATGGGACATGGCATATTCTTTGCGATTTTGGCTGCCATATTTGGCGGGGCAATCGGGCTGCATCATTATCGGAAGAAACATCAGCATCAAACAGCTAATATGTAAATATACAACAAGCGGCAGGGAAGCAACCATGCCGCTTGTTTAATTGGAAGGCTCTGTTTTAGGTGAACCTTCATTTGGATTTTTCATTTAAATGCTTTATAACACTTGAAAATACCGCTTCTTTATCAAGGAGTATTTTAAATCCGTTTTCAGCCACATTTTTTGTTCCTGGATCAAGGGGCTCCATCACCCAGGCATTTGTTGCCACGCTGTATTCAACCTCTAATTCATTAGAATAAAATATTCTGAGTGAAGTTACGAATGGTCCCCAATGCTCCAGCCGATGTTCACCAATCGAATCCGGCATAAATTCTGACATAATACACTGTATGGTCTTCTCTTGATTCATTGAGATAATGACTAGATCGACATCAGAATTCAAGTGAAAGTCCCCTCTAGCGAATGACCCCACAACTGCTGCGCCGTTTATATGATTTTGAAATTCAGCCCATTTTTTCAATTCTTGTAAAAAATAATCGGCTTTTTCCTTCATATAAAATGAGTTATCCAACTTTTTTATCCTCCACTGAACTCTTATTCGTAGAAAATCAAAAAGGCTTCTAAAATCACCAAGTACACAAATCCAAGCCTATTGAAAAAAGCTATCGATATATGCCTCGGACAAAGGAATCTCGGGGTCTCCTAAATAAATGAAGTGAGAAGGGCATTTGCAATCTGAGGACCCCATCTTATGAACGGGGATCTCTCCTTTTGCTATGAATTTACCAGCAAGTTCACATTCAGTTAAAGAATCATCATATGTTATAATTTTTAGGATTGTTCCATATGGACGGATGTAATCCATATGCCAGCGCTTCTTCTTCTCTAAACATACATGGCGTTCAATGCGTTTCATCAGATTCCGTTTGGCGCTGCCTATATATACATAGACACCTCTTTGGAAGGGATAGGTTCCTAGTTTGCCTATTTCGGCTTCGCAGTCGTTCTCAATCCATAGAAAGATAGAGTAATAGACATGGCTGGCAGGCGGTGTTAACAATTCTTTTATCATAGTCAATACGCTCCTAAGAAGGTGTTAAGTATGGGAAGAAAAATAAGGTATGGCATTGCGGTTATGGCGCTGTTTGTATTGAGCACGGTTATCATATGGCCTTACAGCTTTAATTATGCGGAGGCGGAATATATTTATGCGCACACTCCAGAAACCGCTAATCCTGATATGCTAGCAGCTATCATTATCTTACCGGATAATAAAGAGGATTGGAATGCTGCAAAGGGAATCATCAAGAGAATCAGCTCGTTGCCGAAATATCTATTAGCTAAAATAGAGAGTCATGGCATACGGATAAGATTATTCACCAATCAATTGACTGATCAGCCGGAAGCTGCACACTTAAAGGGTGTCATGCCTAGAGGGTATACCAATACATATTGGGATGACGTGCCGGGTATGGGCGGGGGAAGAACCGTATTGGTGAAAGTCGGCTCAAGTGAGAGAGGAAAGGGTCACGAATCGGCAAATCTAGAGCTTCATGAGCTTGCACACTCGGTTGATTCAATTATATTATCAGATATAAGCCATTCGGCTGAGTTCAAGGCAATCTGGCATACGGAAGTCAATCAATTATTTCCGAACAGGCAATATTTTCTCGACCATCCGGAAGAGTATTTCGCGGAGGCATTTACGCTTTATTTTTATCAGGATGAAACGAGGAATAAGTTATACGAGGATGCACCATTGACCTATGCGTTTTTTAGGGAATTGGAATTAAACAAGTTTGAAAGCCAATAGTGGTTATCGAAAGGTCAGGATCATTCGTGATTAATGGACCTAATATAGAGAGAGAAGACCATCAGGGACAACTTGATGGTCTTTTACGTTTACTAGTGTCATATCTATCACTTTTTACATCGCCAATCATTTTGCTGCTTGAAAAGTATTGATAGAAAATGTAATATAAGTTATGACTTATATAAGTAATTGATTATACGGTGGCGCCTGTGCGCTTTTTGTTTAGCCAAATGAAGCAAGCAAGAAAGCTAGATTTTCCAGCAATAGATGACTATAGCTATCAATCTATCCTTTCAATACATAAACATAGCAATTTAGATAGTATGGCTGCTAACCTAGTTTAGGAGAGGTAACATGAAAAAAATAGACTTAACAACTGGGAACGAACTTTCTGTCATTACTCTTTTGTCTCTGCCGCTAATAGGAAGTTCTTTGCTTCAGTTTCTATATAACTTTATAGATATGCTTTTTGTAGGAGGCTTAGGTTCTGATGCGATTGCCTCCGTAGGGTCGGCAAGCTTTTTCATCAATTTAGGCTATGCCATTCAAGCGATGATTGTCGTGGGCGGCGGAATCAAAATTGCCCATTCAATTGGCAATCAAAATGAGGCGGAGAATGCCTCCTATATCGGCAGTTCTTTGTTATTAAACTTTCTCTTTGGAATTATCACGTTAATCGGGTTATGGCTATTTGGTAATCAACTTTTGGATTTATTGGATTTAAATAATGATGCTGTACAAATGGGAGCCTATCAATATCTGTCAGTGTCCGCTATTATGTTGTTTTTCTCTTATTTTAATACGTTTTTTATCCGAATGTTCAGTAGTTTCGGTAATAATAAACAAAGCTTTTATATTAGTGCTTTTGGTCTCTTGCTCAATATTATTCTGGATCCGATTTTTATCTATACCTTTGAGTGGGGCGTTATTGGTGCTGCCATTGCCACGCTAATTGCGCAAATACTTATGTTTTCCTTATTTGTCTATTTAGCCAGAGGCATTCTATTCAATAAGGATATTCTTCATTTCCGCCTTCACCAGGTAATGGAAATCGTGAATCTGGGAATTCCGATGTCGATTCAACGGGTACTGTTCACGGTTATCAATATTGTGCTGGCTGTTTTGATTGCCGCTTATGGAACAGATGCAGTTGCTGCTCAAAAGATCGGGCTTCAAATTGAATCCGTTACCTTTATTGTCATGGGCAGTTTAAATGGCGCGGTGAGCAGTTTTATTGGTCAGAATTTCGGGGCAAAAAAATATAAACGAATCTCAAGAGGCTTCCGTGTCAGTTTATTTCTTGGCATAACCTATGCTTTCTTAACCAGTATAATCTTTATCTTCTTCTCAGAAGAATTGTCTGGACTCTTTACGCGCGATAAGGAAACCATTGCCATGACTGCTGCGTATTTGGAGATTATTGGTCTTTCTCAAATATTCATGTCAATGGAAATGATTTGTACGGGCGTTTATACGGGGATTGGAATGCCTAAAGTACCATCGGCCATTTCGATTATTTTCACATTTATGCGAATACCTTTGGCCATCATACTTATCCCTGAACTTGGACTTGACGGGATTTGGTGGAGTATTGCCATATCTTCATTCGTTAAGGGCGTTGTATCGCTTGTCTTTTTCAATATCATATATCGGAGGAAATACCAGCATGAAATTTAATCTTTTCTCTAACCTTTCCAACAAACGAATTTTGGATGCCAGCTTTGGACTAGAGCGGGAAGGATTGCGTGTAACCAATACTGGAGCCTTTTCCCTGACTCCCCATCCTGAGGTATTTGGCGACAAAAAAGAAAACCCCTATATCACGACGGATTTTTCCGAATGCCAGTTAGAATTGATTACGCCTGTCTTTCATACTGCAAATGATGCGATAGATTTTTTAGACTCCTTGTACAATATAGCAGCATTAGAGCTAGAAGATGAATACATCTGGCCGCAATCGATGCCTGCTTCTGTACCAGAAGATCAAGATATACCGATAGCAATCTTTTCAAATCAAGAAGAAGATGAACGCTATAGGGAGTATCTAGGAAATAAATATGGGGGCAAAAAACAGCTCATTTCTGGGATGCACATTAATTTCTCTCTTGGAGATGACTTGTTACAAGCCCTTTATCGGAAAGGGGAGCATCAGATATCCTTCCGGGATTTTAAGGATGCTCTATATCTGAGGCTGACCCGCAACTACTTGCGTCACCAGTGGATATTAGTTTATATGCTAGGTGCTGCAAACACCATCCATAAAACATATGAGAAACAATGTGTGGAGACGCTTGAGGAAATCTCTGCTGAAACCTATTCGAACATCAAGGCAACCTCCTATCGAAATAGTATTTGCGGTTATCAAAATAAAGAATTCATCCAACTGGATTATAACTCTATTGAAAAATATGCAGATTCCATTCAAGCCTATATCGATAAAGGAGAGCTTAGAAATATTAGGGAATTATATACACAGGTACGCTTGAAAGGAACAGGGCAGTATTCTCCTGATAACTTGCGGCAAAAAGGGATTGAATATATTGAACTTCGTACGGTGGATATCAATCCATTTGAAAAAAGCGGGCTCAGCAAGGATGATTTGGATTTCATTCATTTGTTCTTATTGTATTGCTTAGAAAAAGAAGAGAGCTTCTATGAAAACTGGCAATTAGAGAGCCAGCAAAACCTTCAAAAAACAGCTATGGAAGGTCAGGATCCAGAGCTTAAGCTCCTTCATAATGGTTGTGAGGTATCCTTGAAAAGCTGGGGAATGGAAATTATCCATGATTTGAAAGATATGAACGAACAATATGATTTACCTTTTGCAGAAATCCTTCAAGCAAAAGAAGAGATAATGAACGACCATGAAAAGACATATGCTCATAGGCTGACTAAGCTTTGCCAAGAAAAAGGGTATATAGAGGCGCATCTGCAATTAGCCAAAAAACATAAAGAGGCAGCTTTCCAGGAACGCTTTTTATTCAAGCCTTACACAGATATGGAACTTTCCACCCAAATCCTCTTGAAGGAAAGTGTTAAAAGAGGTATTTCATTTCGTATAATGGATAGAAGAGAGAATTTCATTGAGCTGTCAAAAAAAGATAATACTCAATATGTAAAACAAGCGACAAAGACGAGCAAGGATCAGTATGTTTCGGTATTAATCATGGAAAATAAGAGTGTAACCAAGCAAATTCTGAAAAGAAATCGCATCCAAACTCCTGAGGGTGAAGAGTTTTTTGAGATAGAGACTGCTATAGAGGCACTTAATCGTTGGATCAACAAGCCGTTGGTTATAAAACCTAAATCTACCAATTTCGGCTTGGGAATCTCCATTTTTGCTGATGGAGCGAATAAAGAGAGTTTAGTGCAAGGTTTGGAAATAGCTTTTCGGGAAGATTCAGCTATTCTT
This DNA window, taken from Pradoshia eiseniae, encodes the following:
- a CDS encoding TerC family protein, giving the protein MNDFFMQLIDTYASFFDWEMWINVLTDPVSWGLIGTLIVMEGLLSADNALVLAVMVKHLPPKQRKKALFYGLLGAYFFRFLAIGIGVYLIKLTWVKVLGAAYLAWLAFDHFFRRPKIEGEEIELNKKGIIIRLFGPFWGTVVSVELMDIAFSVDSILAAFGVSEQVWILFVGGILGVLMMRGVAGIFLRLITKIPELESAAFILIAVISIKMFLSIFGIHMGHGIFFAILAAIFGGAIGLHHYRKKHQHQTANM
- a CDS encoding nucleotidyltransferase domain-containing protein, which gives rise to MDNSFYMKEKADYFLQELKKWAEFQNHINGAAVVGSFARGDFHLNSDVDLVIISMNQEKTIQCIMSEFMPDSIGEHRLEHWGPFVTSLRIFYSNELEVEYSVATNAWVMEPLDPGTKNVAENGFKILLDKEAVFSSVIKHLNEKSK
- a CDS encoding GIY-YIG nuclease family protein; protein product: MIKELLTPPASHVYYSIFLWIENDCEAEIGKLGTYPFQRGVYVYIGSAKRNLMKRIERHVCLEKKKRWHMDYIRPYGTILKIITYDDSLTECELAGKFIAKGEIPVHKMGSSDCKCPSHFIYLGDPEIPLSEAYIDSFFQ
- a CDS encoding anthrax toxin lethal factor-related metalloendopeptidase: MGRKIRYGIAVMALFVLSTVIIWPYSFNYAEAEYIYAHTPETANPDMLAAIIILPDNKEDWNAAKGIIKRISSLPKYLLAKIESHGIRIRLFTNQLTDQPEAAHLKGVMPRGYTNTYWDDVPGMGGGRTVLVKVGSSERGKGHESANLELHELAHSVDSIILSDISHSAEFKAIWHTEVNQLFPNRQYFLDHPEEYFAEAFTLYFYQDETRNKLYEDAPLTYAFFRELELNKFESQ
- a CDS encoding MATE family efflux transporter, with protein sequence MKKIDLTTGNELSVITLLSLPLIGSSLLQFLYNFIDMLFVGGLGSDAIASVGSASFFINLGYAIQAMIVVGGGIKIAHSIGNQNEAENASYIGSSLLLNFLFGIITLIGLWLFGNQLLDLLDLNNDAVQMGAYQYLSVSAIMLFFSYFNTFFIRMFSSFGNNKQSFYISAFGLLLNIILDPIFIYTFEWGVIGAAIATLIAQILMFSLFVYLARGILFNKDILHFRLHQVMEIVNLGIPMSIQRVLFTVINIVLAVLIAAYGTDAVAAQKIGLQIESVTFIVMGSLNGAVSSFIGQNFGAKKYKRISRGFRVSLFLGITYAFLTSIIFIFFSEELSGLFTRDKETIAMTAAYLEIIGLSQIFMSMEMICTGVYTGIGMPKVPSAISIIFTFMRIPLAIILIPELGLDGIWWSIAISSFVKGVVSLVFFNIIYRRKYQHEI
- the gshAB gene encoding bifunctional glutamate--cysteine ligase GshA/glutathione synthetase GshB, whose protein sequence is MKFNLFSNLSNKRILDASFGLEREGLRVTNTGAFSLTPHPEVFGDKKENPYITTDFSECQLELITPVFHTANDAIDFLDSLYNIAALELEDEYIWPQSMPASVPEDQDIPIAIFSNQEEDERYREYLGNKYGGKKQLISGMHINFSLGDDLLQALYRKGEHQISFRDFKDALYLRLTRNYLRHQWILVYMLGAANTIHKTYEKQCVETLEEISAETYSNIKATSYRNSICGYQNKEFIQLDYNSIEKYADSIQAYIDKGELRNIRELYTQVRLKGTGQYSPDNLRQKGIEYIELRTVDINPFEKSGLSKDDLDFIHLFLLYCLEKEESFYENWQLESQQNLQKTAMEGQDPELKLLHNGCEVSLKSWGMEIIHDLKDMNEQYDLPFAEILQAKEEIMNDHEKTYAHRLTKLCQEKGYIEAHLQLAKKHKEAAFQERFLFKPYTDMELSTQILLKESVKRGISFRIMDRRENFIELSKKDNTQYVKQATKTSKDQYVSVLIMENKSVTKQILKRNRIQTPEGEEFFEIETAIEALNRWINKPLVIKPKSTNFGLGISIFADGANKESLVQGLEIAFREDSAILIEPFIKGKEYRFLVMGDETIAVLHRVAANVKGDGISTIQQLITQKNKNPLRGRGYKTPLEKIEIDDNMKLFLQQQNLSIDSVIPKGKVQYLRENSNISTGGDSIDVTNQVPEFFKKIAVDASKSVGANICGVDMIVEELSDEHSPYSIIELNFNPAIHIHSYPYIGKERNIALRILQLLNLN